One Molothrus ater isolate BHLD 08-10-18 breed brown headed cowbird chromosome 13, BPBGC_Mater_1.1, whole genome shotgun sequence DNA window includes the following coding sequences:
- the PGPEP1L gene encoding pyroglutamyl-peptidase 1-like protein, whose translation MILLGTERQEDSTFWSTDIMDSNSNTVVVTGFGPFRQYLVNSSWEAVKELSKRGLGENIDLQIMQLPVVYQKAKEQVCKIWTTLQPLLTVHVGLASSTTALIILEQCGKNKGYQERDACGFHPEGACCVLDGPEKIESAINMKTLWKNVSVEGIDIILSRDAGRYICDYTYYTSLYYGNGRAAFIHVPPLSESVTAEFLGKALQTIILAMLEQCGEQREMDHRGKK comes from the exons ATGATACTGCTTGGAACTGAAAGACAAGAAGATTCCACCTTCTGGAGCACAGATATCATGGATTCAAATTCCAACACTGTGGTGGTGACTG gttttggTCCCTTCAGACAATACCTGGTTAATTCTAGCTGGGAAGCAGTGAAG GAGCTGTCCAAGAGAGGCCTCGGTGAAAACATTGATCTCCAGATCATGCAGCTGCCAGTGGTTTACCAAAAAGCAAAGGAGCAAGTCTGCAAGATATGGACAACTCTTCAGCCACTG CTTACAGTTCACGTTGGGCTGGCTTCGTCCACCACAGCGCTCATCATCCTGGAGCAGTGTGGGAAGAACAAAGGCTACCAGGAGAGGGATGCTTGTGGTTTTCACCCAGAAGGTGCCTGCTGCGTGCTAGATGGCCCAGAAAAGATTGAATCTGCAATTAATATGAAGACTCTCTGGAAAAACGTCTCAGTGGAAGGGATTGATATCATCCTTTCCAGAGATGCAGGAAG GTACATCTGTGATTACACCTACTACACTTCTCTGTATTATGGCAATGGAAGAGCTGCTTTCATCCACGTCCCTCCATTATCTGAGTCGGTAACAGCAGAATTTCTAGGAAAAGCATTACAGACCATTATCTTAGCAATGTTAGAACAGTGTGGGGAACAAAGAGAGATGGatcacagagggaaaaaatga